One region of Candidatus Neomarinimicrobiota bacterium genomic DNA includes:
- a CDS encoding DUF86 domain-containing protein, with amino-acid sequence MMAKRVYSDYLRDIQEAAEKAQQFIEGLDFEDFAKDEKTVFATVRALEIIGEAAKHVPEEVRRQYPDIPWRDMAGMRDKVIHEYFGVNLRRVFDTVHQELPHIHDAFVRILKEIEKGSDE; translated from the coding sequence ATGATGGCAAAGCGGGTATACAGCGACTATCTCCGCGACATCCAGGAGGCGGCGGAGAAGGCGCAGCAATTCATTGAAGGCCTAGACTTTGAGGATTTTGCCAAGGATGAGAAGACGGTCTTTGCGACGGTTCGAGCCCTGGAAATCATTGGAGAAGCTGCCAAGCACGTACCGGAAGAAGTGCGACGTCAATATCCCGACATCCCCTGGCGGGATATGGCCGGAATGCGTGACAAAGTGATACATGAATATTTTGGGGTCAACCTAAGGCGCGTTTTCGACACCGTGCATCAGGAGCTACCTCATATCCATGATGCGTTTGTCCGCATATTGAAAGAGATAGAGAAGGGGAGTGATGAATAA